The following are encoded in a window of Rissa tridactyla isolate bRisTri1 chromosome 3, bRisTri1.patW.cur.20221130, whole genome shotgun sequence genomic DNA:
- the CD93 gene encoding complement component C1q receptor has protein sequence MDIARLLLLLLLLVRGSSGEEDEVVCAGTACYTLHRAHLDWSSAQKRCHHNGGKLAPARSPAEAQQLQELLAAAGWPGPAWIGLSLPRGHCVQPQEPLRGFTWAAGEEAGNYSAWLSEPTVTCLSSRCVSLQLAGPSGNPGWAARPCRAPLPAFLCKFIFQGMCGPLPLAGPGRVTYDTPFGVRSPRLAAAPFGTLAEADCEGGEHPAFAVCKGPLEGGGFAWHPPGPLCPTTCAHRNGGCQHRCLEAPGEPPHCACHPGYALAPDMASCLPEDACHPNPCQGTCWTRPEGFECGCKAGYTLAPDGRHCLDVDECLAGPCQHECRNTAGSFVCLCRPGYQPTGPGGHYCRDEDECAQPGVCPQLCLNVPGSFHCACRPGYQRQPGSDACLDVDECLRDPCPGPCHNLPGGFECVCPPGFLLEEDGHGCRAAPTAGEEPAVVPNSTPQTTATPRTAGALQTTDILQTTDILQTTGAPRTAGTPQTLGIPIGATPLAPTAVGLVPSPEHSADGPRLLLYYILGSLVAILLLLAFALALLAYRKRAAKQEKRPAKSAADNYCWVPEQPESRGVGGERR, from the coding sequence ATGGACATCGctcggctgctgctgctgctgctgctgctggtgcggGGGTCCAGCGGGGAGGAGGACGAGGTGGTCTGCGCCGGCACCGCCTGCTACACCCTGCACCGGGCCCATCTGGACTGGAGCAGCGCCCAGAAACGCTGCCACCACAACGGCGGCAAGTTGGCTccggcccgcagccccgccgaggcccagcagctgcaggagctgctggcggCGGCCGGCTGGCCTGGCCCGGCCTGGATCGGGCTGTCACTGCCGCGGGGACACTGCGTTCAGCCCCAGGAGCCGCTGCGGGGCTTCACCTGGGCGGCCGGCGAGGAGGCCGGCAACTACTCAGCCTGGCTGTCTGAGCCCACCGTCACCTGCCTCAGCAgccgctgcgtcagcctgcaGCTGGCCGGACCCTCCGGCAACCCCGGCTGGGCTGCCCGCCCCTGccgggccccgctgcccgcctTCCTCTGCAAGTTCATCTTCCAGGGGATGTGCGGGCCCCTGCCGCTGGCCGGGCCTGGCCGGGTCACCTACGACACCCCCTTTGGGGTGCGCAGCCCCCGGCTGGCGGCAGCCCCCTTTGGCACGCTGGCGGAGGCCGACTGCGAGGGGGGCGAGCACCCAGCCTTTGCCGTCTGCAAGGGGCCATTGGAGGGGGGTGGCTTTGCCTGGCACCCCCCCGGGCCCCTCTGCCCCACCACCTGCGCCCACCGCAATGGAGGCTGCCAGCACCGCTGCCTGGAGGCACCCGGGGAGCCCCCGCACTGCGCCTGCCATCCTGGCTACGCCTTGGCCCCTGACATGGCCTCCTGCCTGCCCGAGGACGCCTGCCACCCCAACCCCTGCCAGGGGACCTGCTGGACCCGGCCTGAAGGCTTCGAGTGTGGCTGCAAGGCCGGCTACACCCTGGCGCCCGATGGCCGCCATTGCCTGGACGTGGACGAGTGCCTGGCTGGGCCCTGCCAGCACGAGTGCCGCAACACAGCCGGCAGCTTCGTCTGCCTCTGCCGGCCCGGCTACCAGCCAACAGGGCCTGGTGGCCACTACTGCCGTGATGAGGATGAGTGTGCCCAGCCTGGtgtctgtccccagctctgcctcaaCGTCCCTGGATCCTTCCACTGCGCCTGCCGGCCTGGCTACCAGCGCCAGCCCGGCAGCGATGCCTGCCTGGACGTGGACGAGTGCCTGCGGGacccctgccctgggccctgCCACAACCTGCCTGGTGGCTTTGAGTGCGTCTGCCCGCCCGGCTTCCTCCTCGAGGAGGATGGACATGGCTGCCGTGCTGCACCCACCGCCGGAGAGGAGCCTGCAGTGGTCCCTAACAGCACCCCGCAGACCACAGCCACCCCACGGACCGCAGGCGCCCTGCAGACCACGGACATCCTCCAGACCACGGACATCCTCCAGACCACGGGTGCCCCACGGACTGCAGGCACCCCCCAGACCTTGGGCATCCCCATCGGGGCAACACCTCTGGCACCCACAGCAGTAGGGCTGGTGCCCAGCCCTGAGCATAGTGCCGATGGCCCCAGGCTGCTCCTCTACTACATCTTGGGTAGCCTGGTAGCCatcttgctgctgctggccttcGCCCTGGCTCTGCTGGCCTACAGGAAGAGGGCagccaagcaggagaagcggccGGCCAAAAGCGCGGCGGACAACTACTGCTGGGTGCCCGAGCAGCCAGAGAGCCGTGGGGTGGGCGGCGAGCGCAGGTAA